Proteins co-encoded in one Prunus persica cultivar Lovell chromosome G6, Prunus_persica_NCBIv2, whole genome shotgun sequence genomic window:
- the LOC18775289 gene encoding uncharacterized protein LOC18775289, whose protein sequence is MAQVLSLGVLLSAETNRSSFSSKSLKLDKRTKTSISAPRKGKLNPSHKTQKVNLEISPHRAVSAVRLMRIEMGGAFADLLNEKGKGSGANEMGYVGRTLGFRTRDLEDRDLRLVTDIVGGTIRWKRYLDHLISSLCHDANTFTRMEPLLLQILRIGFYEIIKLDMPPYAVVDENVRLAKVALRHGAGNMVNAILRKLVLHMENSSLPLPKLEGDDRTQARALATLHSHPVWMVRRWTKHLGQEEAIRLMMWNNSDPSFSLRANSGKGVSRADLVTKLDVLKVPHELSFYLNDFVRMKTGLQMVIQAGLLKEGLCSVQDESAGLVVSVVDPQPGESIVDCCAAPGGKTLYMASLLSGKGMVHAVDINEGRLRILKETAKLHQVDDVITTIHADFRTFSDNNTMKCDKVLLDAPCSGLGVLSKRADLRWNRKLEDMEQLKNLQDELLDAASLLVKPGGVLVYSTCSIDPEENEERIAAFLLRHPDFCIDPIGRYVPPDFVTEHGFYFSNPVKHFLDGAFAARLSRAI, encoded by the exons ATGGCACAAGTGCTCTCTCTCGGTGTGCTTCTCTCTGCGGAGACCAACAgaagttctttttcttctaagtccctgaaattggataaGAGAACAAAGACATCCATTTCTGCTCCTAGGAAAG GTAAGTTGAATCCCTCACACAAAACCCAGAAGGTGAATTTGGAGATTTCTCCTCACAGAGCTG TTTCTGCAGTGAGATTGATGAGAATAGAGATGGGAGGTGCTTTTGCTGATCTTCTCAATGAGAAAGGCAAGGGTTCTGGTGCAAATGAGATGGGATATGTAGGAAGAACTCTTGGGTTTCGCACACGGGATTTAGAGGATCGTGATCTTAGATTG GTCACTGATATTGTTGGAGGTACAATCCGCTGGAAGAGATATCTTGATCATTTGATTAGTTCACTGTGTCATGATGCAAACACATTTACCAGGATGGAACCACTTCTTTTGCAG ATTCTCCGGATTGGTTTCTATGAGATTATTAAGCTGGATATGCCACCATATGCTGTTGTAGATGag AATGTGAGGCTTGCAAAAGTTGCCCTTAGACATGGTGCTGGCAACATGGTCAATGCAATTCTCAGGAAGCTTGTTCTTCATATG GAAAATAGCTCTCTTCCTCTACCCAAATTGGAGGGTGATGATCGCACACAAGCACGTGCTCTTGCCACTCTGCACTCTCATCCAGTT TGGATGGTAAGGCGGTGGACAAAGCATCTTGGACAAGAAGAAGCAATTAGATTAATGATGTGGAATAACAGTGATCCTAGTTTCAGCTTAAG GGCAAACAGTGGGAAAGGTGTTTCAAGAGCTGACCTTGTGACGAAGCTTGATGTGTTAAAG GTTCCGCACGAGctctctttttatttgaatgaTTTCGTCCGTATGAAAACAGGGTTGCAG ATGGTCATACAAGCTGGTCTATTGAAAGAAGGTTTATGCTCAGTTCAGGATGAGAGTGCAG GTCTGGTAGTTTCTGTTGTAGATCCTCAACCGGGTGAAAGCATTGTTGATTGTTGTGCTGCTCCTGGAGGAAAGACTCTTTACATGGCATCCCTTTTGAGTGGCAAAG GTATGGTACATGCAGTTGACATAAATGAAGGCCGGTTGAGAATCCTCAAAGAGACCGCTAAGTTGCACCAAGTAGATGATGTCATCACCACTATCCATGCAGATTTCCGTACTTTTTCT GACAATAATACTATGAAGTGTGATAAAGTTCTGTTGGATGCTCCATGCTCTGGATTGGGTGTTCTCTCTAAG agaGCAGACTTGCGTTGGAACAGGAAATTAGAGGATATGGAGCAGCTTAAGAATTTGCAGGATGAGCTCCTTGATGCAGCTTCCCT ATTGGTCAAGCCTGGTGGAGTTTTAGTATACAGTACCTGCTCTATAGATCCAGAAGAGAATGAAGAGAGGATAGCTGCATTTCTTCTCAGGCATCCA